In Sodalis ligni, a single genomic region encodes these proteins:
- a CDS encoding DUF1993 domain-containing protein, translating to MVTTAQPNISFYQASVPVFIRMLTNLSSLLAKAAAHVQEQGIEPSDWINARLAPDMFTLARQVQSASDAAKGGAARLAGCEIPSFPDTESTFDELQTRIAKTLTFLGNLHPEQFEHSGERPVVMNMRGSEKSFTGNDYLFQMAIPNFFFHITTAYDILRHLGLAIGKKDYLGSFE from the coding sequence ATGGTTACCACGGCACAACCGAACATCAGTTTTTATCAGGCATCAGTGCCTGTTTTTATCCGCATGCTGACCAATCTATCCTCCCTGCTGGCTAAAGCGGCGGCCCATGTCCAGGAACAGGGCATCGAGCCGTCAGACTGGATCAACGCGCGGCTGGCGCCGGATATGTTCACCCTGGCAAGACAGGTCCAATCCGCCAGCGATGCGGCCAAAGGCGGCGCTGCGCGCCTGGCGGGCTGTGAAATCCCCAGCTTCCCCGATACCGAAAGCACCTTTGACGAATTGCAGACCCGTATTGCCAAGACGCTGACTTTTCTGGGTAATTTACATCCTGAGCAGTTTGAACACAGCGGCGAACGCCCCGTCGTGATGAACATGCGCGGCAGCGAAAAATCCTTCACCGGTAATGACTACCTATTCCAAATGGCGATCCCGAATTTCTTTTTCCATATCACCACCGCCTACGACATCCTGCGTCACCTGGGCCTGGCGATCGGTAAAAAAGATTATCTAGGCTCTTTCGAATAA
- the bhsA gene encoding multiple stress resistance protein BhsA, with translation MKNVKYTIAAIAAIALGTLSFGSFAADLVSSAPAEQQQVGVITVTGAHDVTSVENQLAEKAAQSGARSFRITSVTGNNQMRGTAEIYE, from the coding sequence ATGAAAAACGTAAAATACACCATCGCCGCCATCGCCGCCATCGCACTGGGCACTCTGTCATTCGGTAGCTTCGCCGCCGATTTGGTCAGCTCGGCTCCGGCCGAACAGCAGCAAGTGGGCGTAATCACCGTTACCGGCGCCCATGACGTAACTTCTGTTGAAAATCAGCTGGCGGAAAAAGCCGCCCAGTCCGGTGCCAGATCGTTCCGTATTACCTCTGTTACCGGCAATAACCAAATGCGCGGCACCGCGGAAATCTACGAATAA
- the bhsA gene encoding multiple stress resistance protein BhsA, whose product MKNIKYAIAAIALGSLSFGSFAADQVNSVPARQQSMGVINVNGYDATSVQSDLAEKAAQAGAKSFRIISVTGYNEIHGKAELYQ is encoded by the coding sequence ATGAAAAATATTAAATATGCCATCGCCGCCATCGCATTAGGTAGCTTGTCATTCGGTAGCTTTGCCGCCGACCAAGTGAATTCGGTTCCGGCCCGGCAGCAGTCAATGGGCGTGATAAACGTCAACGGCTACGACGCGACCTCTGTTCAAAGCGATCTGGCGGAAAAAGCCGCCCAGGCCGGCGCCAAATCGTTCCGTATCATCTCGGTGACCGGTTATAACGAAATACACGGCAAGGCCGAATTATATCAATAA
- the bhsA gene encoding multiple stress resistance protein BhsA has translation MKNVKYTIAAIALGTLSFGSFAADLVSSAPANQQQVGVISVSGGHDVTSIESQLADKAAQSGAKSFRITSVTGNNQMHGTAEIYQ, from the coding sequence ATGAAAAACGTAAAATACACCATCGCCGCCATCGCACTGGGCACCCTGTCATTCGGTAGCTTCGCCGCTGATCTGGTCAGTTCCGCTCCAGCCAACCAGCAGCAAGTCGGCGTCATCAGCGTTAGCGGTGGCCACGACGTAACCTCCATCGAAAGCCAGCTGGCGGACAAAGCCGCCCAGTCCGGCGCCAAATCATTCCGTATTACCTCGGTCACCGGTAATAACCAAATGCACGGCACCGCGGAAATATATCAGTAA
- a CDS encoding MarR family winged helix-turn-helix transcriptional regulator, producing the protein MMDNKQREPEISAVAMAGELRLVLGNLSRRLREQAHPGDYTQSQKSVILRLEREGPATVTTLAKAEGVRPQSMGATVATLAAAGMISGTPDPTDGRQTLLSLTERCRELIKAGRAAREDWLFHAISHHFAPHELEQLAEAIQLLKRLAEA; encoded by the coding sequence ATGATGGACAATAAACAGCGCGAACCTGAAATAAGCGCCGTGGCCATGGCGGGAGAGCTGCGGCTGGTGCTCGGCAATCTGAGCCGTCGATTGCGTGAACAGGCGCATCCCGGGGATTATACCCAGTCGCAAAAATCGGTTATTCTGCGCCTTGAGCGGGAAGGCCCCGCCACCGTCACGACCCTCGCCAAGGCCGAGGGCGTCCGCCCGCAGTCCATGGGCGCCACGGTGGCAACGCTTGCGGCCGCCGGTATGATAAGCGGAACGCCGGACCCCACGGACGGCCGCCAGACGCTGTTATCCCTGACCGAGCGCTGCCGCGAGCTTATCAAGGCCGGCCGGGCGGCACGTGAAGACTGGCTGTTCCATGCCATCAGCCATCATTTCGCCCCTCACGAGCTTGAACAGCTCGCCGAGGCGATCCAGCTGCTTAAGCGCCTGGCGGAAGCCTGA
- a CDS encoding amino acid ABC transporter permease → MIDFLVAYSPLYLKGALVGLSLTVFAMIGALLIGLLVALGRLSRRTPLRLLCLCYVTLFRGVPPLVLLYLVYFGLPAWASQAGSPVLIKLLSPLDNRLFAATLAFAVNAGAYTAEIIRASITSIHSEQLEAARSIGMTYPQAMRRIILPQALRVAFPPLCNEFIIVLKGTSLASVIGVTELMRNAQMVASATFLNLQAYLLAALFYVVMVIVLQIASSAIERRLGSPGGSRS, encoded by the coding sequence ATGATTGACTTTTTGGTGGCGTATTCGCCGCTCTATTTAAAAGGCGCCCTGGTGGGCCTGTCGCTGACGGTTTTCGCCATGATCGGCGCATTGCTGATAGGTCTGCTGGTGGCCTTGGGCCGGCTATCCCGCCGTACTCCGCTGCGTTTGCTGTGCCTGTGTTATGTCACGCTGTTTCGGGGCGTGCCGCCGCTGGTATTGCTCTATCTGGTGTATTTCGGACTGCCGGCCTGGGCCAGTCAGGCCGGCAGCCCGGTATTGATAAAACTGCTGAGTCCGCTGGATAACCGCCTGTTCGCCGCCACCCTGGCATTTGCGGTAAACGCGGGCGCCTACACCGCCGAAATCATCCGCGCCAGCATTACCTCCATCCACAGCGAGCAGCTGGAAGCCGCCCGCTCCATCGGCATGACCTACCCGCAGGCCATGCGGCGTATAATACTGCCGCAGGCCTTGCGGGTGGCGTTCCCGCCGTTATGCAATGAGTTCATCATTGTGCTCAAGGGCACCTCCCTGGCCTCGGTGATAGGCGTGACCGAACTGATGCGTAACGCGCAGATGGTCGCCTCTGCCACCTTCCTGAATCTTCAGGCCTATCTGCTGGCGGCGCTGTTTTATGTGGTCATGGTTATCGTGCTGCAAATCGCCTCCAGCGCCATTGAGCGGCGGCTGGGCTCGCCCGGAGGCAGCCGGTCCTAA
- a CDS encoding amino acid ABC transporter ATP-binding protein: MTERPPGNDEMPVLRIAGLCKSFHGVPVLTDVCLDIARGETVAIIGPSGAGKTTLLRCVNFLNGYDSGSVLIRGEQIGYRQVGQRRIEDSDANNSRMRRKTGMVFQRFALFPHLSVLENLIEGPIRVLRQPRREAVARAMAVLTSVGLADKAQAYPAWLSGGQQQRVGIARALCMEPELLLFDEVTSALDPELVGEVLAVMRRLSEEGRTMLMVTHELRFARDVADRIVFMEQGRIIADLPARQFFEQPPSVRIEAFLASSASK; encoded by the coding sequence ATGACGGAGAGGCCGCCGGGGAACGATGAAATGCCGGTGCTGCGAATCGCCGGACTTTGCAAATCGTTCCACGGCGTTCCGGTGCTGACTGATGTCTGTCTTGATATCGCACGGGGTGAAACCGTCGCCATCATCGGGCCCAGCGGCGCGGGCAAGACCACCCTGCTGCGCTGCGTGAATTTCCTTAACGGTTACGACAGCGGCAGCGTGCTGATCAGGGGCGAACAAATCGGTTACCGCCAGGTGGGACAGCGGCGTATCGAAGACAGCGACGCCAATAACAGCCGCATGCGCCGCAAGACCGGCATGGTGTTCCAGCGTTTTGCGCTGTTTCCGCACCTGAGCGTGCTGGAGAACCTCATTGAAGGACCGATCCGGGTCCTTCGGCAGCCGCGCAGGGAGGCGGTGGCGCGGGCCATGGCGGTATTGACGTCGGTGGGCCTGGCGGATAAGGCCCAGGCTTATCCCGCCTGGCTTTCCGGCGGCCAGCAGCAGCGGGTGGGCATTGCGCGGGCGCTGTGCATGGAGCCGGAATTGCTGCTGTTTGACGAGGTGACGTCGGCGCTGGATCCCGAGCTGGTGGGAGAGGTGCTGGCGGTTATGCGCCGCCTGAGCGAGGAGGGGCGCACCATGCTGATGGTTACCCATGAACTGCGTTTCGCCCGTGATGTTGCCGACCGCATCGTGTTTATGGAGCAGGGGCGCATCATCGCCGATCTCCCGGCCCGGCAATTCTTTGAACAGCCGCCCAGCGTTCGTATCGAAGCATTCCTGGCGTCCAGCGCGTCAAAATAG
- a CDS encoding ABC transporter substrate-binding protein — MKFSIKHGTALLALAATLSVCAWSAQGAEGFTKLRVAADPSYRPISFQDPSGKLVGFDADFAAALGKHMGVPVSYEGMAWDGIIPALQGGKIDAITNLVISDDRKKVVAFSEPIMTQTIVLVVKAHSGHEQLTAADLGKLRVGVMVNTAAATALQSMQGVTPTTYNTVVDAYNDLMLGRIDVVAVESVNGTYIVASQYAGKLAVVKQPLTNDVKLNGVALRKQDTDGLQQVNTAIDKMKADGTLAAIAVKWFGNADNVPK, encoded by the coding sequence ATGAAATTTTCTATAAAGCACGGCACGGCACTGCTGGCACTCGCCGCCACATTAAGCGTCTGTGCCTGGTCGGCCCAGGGGGCTGAAGGGTTTACGAAACTGCGGGTCGCCGCCGATCCCAGCTATCGGCCGATCTCCTTTCAGGATCCGTCGGGCAAGCTGGTGGGGTTTGACGCCGACTTCGCCGCCGCACTCGGTAAGCATATGGGCGTGCCGGTATCCTACGAGGGGATGGCTTGGGACGGTATTATTCCCGCCCTGCAGGGAGGCAAGATCGATGCCATCACCAATCTGGTGATTAGCGACGATCGCAAAAAAGTGGTGGCGTTTTCTGAACCGATCATGACGCAAACGATTGTCCTGGTAGTCAAAGCCCACTCCGGCCATGAACAGCTCACCGCCGCCGATCTGGGCAAACTGAGGGTGGGCGTCATGGTCAATACCGCCGCCGCCACGGCTCTGCAGTCCATGCAGGGCGTTACGCCCACCACCTACAATACGGTTGTGGACGCCTATAATGATTTGATGCTCGGCCGTATCGATGTGGTGGCGGTGGAAAGCGTTAACGGAACCTACATCGTCGCCAGCCAATACGCCGGTAAGCTGGCGGTGGTGAAACAGCCGCTGACCAATGACGTTAAATTGAACGGCGTGGCGCTGCGCAAGCAGGACACCGACGGATTGCAGCAGGTCAATACCGCCATCGACAAAATGAAAGCGGACGGAACCCTGGCCGCCATCGCCGTCAAGTGGTTCGGCAACGCCGACAACGTGCCGAAATAA
- a CDS encoding hydantoinase/oxoprolinase family protein encodes MTGLLAAVDVGGTFIDVVVSNPASGETRIAKVLHRKGDQGNDILAALDALAVEMGARAADIEAAVVGTTVVTNALLEGALAKTALLTTEGFRDVLEIARMTRPSSYDLHARRAPVVAPRHLRLEVPERLDFQGRVLKPLNEAALDRCIERLREARVEAVAVSLLFSFVNPEHERRIGEKLAALGVPVSLSSEVLPVFREYERTTATVLNAATMPVMGQFLTGLETLKDNGPARTFVMGSAGGCLTFAEARRFPVKCAMSGPAGGAVGALELSARHGLGEALTLDIGGTSSDIALLRGGAIPVTDERTIGGYPVAVASAEIETIGAGGGSIAYLDRTGSLKVGPQSAGSTPGPACYGRGGDQPTVTDAHVALNRLGVRSMLGGDFVLDRDAAVAAIERHIAAPLGLSWQRAAQGILQIATANIVRAIRAMSVERGHDPRHMTLIAFGGAGPLHAVDVARALDIPRVLIPYYSGVFSAHGILSVDIAYDAQRTWLRTLSAIDAAELAALTGEMREALLARAAADGFMPAELVIAWSADLRYQGQSHALTVDLPIADSEGLAASRTAFLAEHRRRYGHASETLPVELLNLRLKISRPRPAAGEAATASTRTAEPAGRRQVWLSAEACVECPVYRRTELPENWRAIGPLVIEQFDTLTLIGAGDRVEVLPGTRALSIVINPQTV; translated from the coding sequence ATGACCGGTTTATTGGCAGCCGTGGACGTGGGCGGCACCTTTATCGATGTGGTGGTCAGCAACCCCGCCTCGGGGGAAACCCGCATCGCCAAGGTTCTGCACCGCAAAGGGGATCAGGGCAACGATATCCTGGCGGCCCTTGATGCCCTGGCGGTGGAAATGGGCGCCCGCGCCGCCGATATCGAGGCGGCGGTGGTGGGGACGACGGTGGTCACCAACGCACTGCTTGAAGGCGCGCTGGCAAAAACCGCCTTGTTGACCACCGAAGGATTTCGCGATGTGCTGGAAATCGCCCGCATGACCCGGCCCTCCTCCTACGATCTTCACGCCAGGCGCGCGCCGGTGGTGGCGCCCCGGCATTTGCGCCTTGAGGTGCCGGAACGCCTGGATTTCCAGGGCCGGGTATTGAAACCCCTGAATGAAGCGGCGCTGGACCGTTGCATTGAGCGCCTGCGGGAAGCCCGGGTGGAGGCGGTGGCGGTAAGTTTGCTGTTTTCGTTCGTCAATCCGGAACATGAACGGCGGATCGGCGAGAAGCTGGCGGCGCTGGGGGTGCCCGTCTCGCTGTCATCCGAGGTTTTGCCGGTATTCCGCGAGTACGAGCGCACCACCGCCACGGTGCTTAATGCCGCCACCATGCCGGTGATGGGGCAGTTTCTCACCGGTCTCGAAACGCTGAAAGATAACGGTCCGGCGCGGACCTTTGTCATGGGTTCCGCCGGCGGCTGCCTTACCTTTGCCGAAGCCCGGCGCTTTCCGGTGAAATGCGCCATGTCCGGTCCGGCGGGCGGCGCGGTGGGGGCGTTGGAACTGTCGGCCCGCCACGGACTCGGCGAGGCCCTGACGCTGGATATCGGCGGCACCAGTTCGGATATCGCGCTGCTGCGCGGCGGCGCCATTCCGGTCACCGATGAACGGACCATCGGCGGTTATCCGGTGGCGGTGGCCTCGGCGGAAATCGAAACCATCGGCGCCGGCGGCGGTTCCATTGCTTATCTGGATCGCACCGGATCCCTCAAGGTCGGTCCCCAGAGCGCCGGATCCACGCCGGGGCCGGCCTGTTATGGCCGCGGCGGCGACCAGCCGACGGTGACCGATGCCCATGTGGCGTTAAACCGCCTTGGCGTACGCAGCATGCTCGGCGGCGATTTTGTCCTGGATCGTGATGCCGCCGTGGCCGCAATCGAACGGCATATCGCCGCGCCCCTGGGCCTGAGCTGGCAGCGGGCGGCCCAGGGAATTTTGCAAATCGCCACCGCCAACATCGTGCGCGCCATTCGGGCCATGTCGGTGGAGCGGGGGCACGATCCGCGCCATATGACCTTGATTGCCTTCGGCGGCGCCGGCCCGCTGCACGCGGTGGATGTTGCCCGCGCGCTGGATATCCCTAGGGTGTTGATTCCCTATTATTCCGGCGTGTTTTCCGCTCACGGCATTTTGTCGGTGGATATCGCCTACGACGCCCAGCGCACCTGGCTGCGCACCCTTTCCGCCATCGATGCGGCCGAACTGGCGGCATTAACCGGCGAAATGAGGGAGGCGCTGCTGGCGCGGGCCGCCGCCGACGGTTTTATGCCGGCGGAGCTGGTTATCGCCTGGTCGGCGGATTTGCGCTATCAGGGGCAGTCCCATGCCCTGACGGTGGATTTACCCATCGCCGACAGCGAAGGATTGGCCGCCAGCCGGACGGCATTTCTAGCAGAGCACCGGCGGCGCTACGGCCATGCCTCCGAGACCCTGCCGGTGGAGTTACTGAATCTGCGGCTGAAAATCAGCCGGCCGCGCCCCGCCGCCGGCGAAGCGGCCACCGCATCGACCCGGACCGCTGAGCCGGCGGGCCGGCGCCAGGTCTGGCTCAGCGCGGAAGCGTGCGTCGAATGTCCGGTCTACCGGCGTACCGAACTGCCGGAAAATTGGCGCGCCATTGGCCCGCTGGTGATCGAACAGTTCGATACCCTGACGCTTATCGGCGCCGGCGACCGGGTGGAGGTATTGCCCGGCACCCGAGCCTTGTCCATAGTTATCAACCCCCAAACCGTTTGA
- a CDS encoding hydantoinase B/oxoprolinase family protein: MAPVDAFLVNDPYYGANHLPDFIVVGPLFAGGEMVGFAASMAHHTDVGGLTPRSMPATATEIFHEGLRIPPVKLAAAGAVDQNLLTLIGANSRLPEERMADLGAQIATIQVAQNRIDELARRYDMAQLRFAMAQIIRLSEQTTRACIAALPDQVWTGEAQADFGGVMIPLRVAISKNNDVLNIDFTGSGPQTESPFNSCLANTLACVYMAVRITLAQGIPANAGMYRALNITIPDGSILNPRFPAAISAATQVSYHTFEALMDALSAFSPALVLAGTGGGGVFSLAARIRAPAGCSPMARRWGGSGASHVADGESGMIPPVANLHDTPVEVLEMSLPVRILRYELVEGSAGRGASAAASVCGAPSRCLRRCAAPSRSACPPAGRMVYWGTAGAPTRIIVTPPDAKPRHITGFSELSAPADTLIEVETAGGGGYGPAAERDPTAAEQDRLYGYGVHGLGFQAQEKQA; encoded by the coding sequence ATGGCGCCGGTAGATGCTTTCCTGGTTAATGATCCCTACTATGGCGCTAATCATCTGCCGGATTTTATCGTCGTCGGACCGCTGTTCGCCGGGGGCGAGATGGTGGGCTTCGCCGCCAGCATGGCGCACCATACCGACGTGGGCGGACTGACGCCGCGCAGCATGCCGGCCACCGCCACCGAAATTTTCCATGAGGGCTTGCGCATCCCGCCGGTGAAGCTGGCCGCCGCCGGCGCGGTGGATCAAAACCTGCTGACCCTGATCGGCGCGAATTCGCGTTTGCCCGAGGAGCGCATGGCGGATCTCGGCGCGCAGATTGCCACCATTCAGGTGGCGCAAAACCGTATCGACGAACTGGCCCGTCGTTATGACATGGCGCAGTTGCGGTTCGCCATGGCCCAAATCATCCGCCTGTCGGAACAGACCACCCGCGCCTGTATCGCCGCACTGCCCGACCAGGTATGGACCGGCGAGGCCCAAGCTGATTTCGGCGGCGTCATGATTCCCCTGCGGGTCGCCATCAGTAAAAATAACGACGTGCTGAATATCGATTTCACCGGCAGCGGGCCGCAAACCGAGAGCCCGTTCAATTCCTGCCTGGCCAATACCCTGGCCTGCGTGTATATGGCGGTTCGCATTACCCTGGCGCAGGGCATCCCGGCCAATGCCGGCATGTACCGCGCCCTGAATATCACCATCCCGGACGGCTCAATCCTTAATCCCCGCTTCCCGGCGGCCATTTCCGCCGCTACCCAGGTGTCTTACCATACCTTTGAAGCCTTGATGGACGCCCTGTCGGCGTTTTCGCCGGCGCTGGTGCTGGCGGGAACCGGCGGCGGCGGGGTATTTTCCTTGGCGGCCCGAATCCGCGCACCGGCCGGCTGTTCGCCTATGGCGAGGCGCTGGGGCGGTTCCGGCGCCAGTCATGTGGCGGACGGTGAAAGCGGCATGATACCGCCGGTGGCCAATTTGCACGATACGCCGGTGGAAGTGCTGGAAATGAGCCTGCCGGTGCGCATCCTGCGTTACGAACTGGTGGAAGGATCGGCGGGGCGGGGCGCCAGCGCGGCGGCTTCGGTCTGCGGCGCACCTTCCAGATGCTTACGCCGGTGCGCTGCTCCTTCCAGGTCAGCATGCCCACCCGCGGGCCGGATGGTTTACTGGGGAACCGCCGGCGCGCCGACCCGCATCATCGTGACGCCGCCGGATGCGAAGCCGCGGCACATTACCGGTTTTAGCGAGCTGTCGGCCCCGGCGGACACACTCATAGAAGTGGAAACCGCCGGCGGCGGCGGATACGGCCCGGCCGCGGAACGGGACCCCACGGCCGCGGAACAGGACAGGCTTTATGGCTATGGCGTCCATGGGTTGGGCTTTCAGGCACAGGAGAAGCAAGCATGA
- a CDS encoding hydantoinase B/oxoprolinase family protein, whose protein sequence is MSHAAPLDPIAIELVRHAFHSICDEMAESLVRSSHSPNIKERRDCSCSVYDVNGDIAVQAEHIPIHLGVMAGPWVTSWPRIRRQKWRR, encoded by the coding sequence ATGAGCCATGCAGCGCCGCTGGACCCCATAGCAATCGAGCTTGTTCGTCACGCTTTCCATTCCATTTGTGATGAAATGGCGGAGTCTCTGGTGCGTTCCAGCCATTCCCCTAATATCAAAGAACGGCGGGACTGTTCGTGCAGCGTTTATGATGTCAACGGCGATATCGCCGTCCAGGCGGAGCATATTCCCATCCACCTGGGCGTTATGGCGGGGCCTTGGGTCACATCCTGGCCGCGTATCCGGCGGCAGAAATGGCGCCGGTAG
- a CDS encoding IclR family transcriptional regulator has product MNEVKSAVRVLEVLELLTHEEKPLSLKEVVDELGYPKSSTHNLLATLVSRGYAIRDETDRYQLNNAFREGPGWICGPEARLSEMALPVMRELRDRCGETIMLGVLNGEGRLKTLERCSGTQPVRYESPLGSCLPSYCTAMGRALLAGRDDAQIDNYLSRERIVQYTRHTLVDRGQIKAHIAKARRDGYAVSDQEIDIGGSGVAAPVLNGKGETVAALNVAAISSRFNENGEALIAAVKNYAAILSSRLGWH; this is encoded by the coding sequence ATGAACGAAGTAAAAAGCGCGGTGCGGGTGCTGGAAGTGCTTGAATTATTGACCCATGAGGAAAAACCCCTGTCCCTGAAAGAAGTTGTTGACGAATTGGGCTATCCGAAAAGCAGTACCCATAATCTGCTGGCCACCTTGGTATCGCGGGGTTACGCCATACGGGACGAAACGGACCGTTATCAGCTTAATAACGCCTTTCGCGAGGGTCCGGGCTGGATTTGCGGGCCGGAGGCGCGCCTTAGCGAAATGGCGCTGCCGGTAATGCGCGAACTGCGGGATCGCTGCGGTGAAACCATTATGCTCGGCGTGCTCAACGGCGAAGGCCGCCTGAAAACGCTGGAACGCTGCAGCGGCACGCAACCGGTGCGGTATGAATCCCCCCTCGGCAGCTGTCTGCCGTCTTATTGCACCGCCATGGGCCGTGCCCTGCTGGCGGGGCGGGACGACGCCCAAATCGATAATTACCTGTCACGGGAACGTATTGTGCAGTACACCAGACATACCCTGGTGGATCGCGGACAAATCAAGGCCCATATCGCCAAGGCCCGACGGGACGGGTACGCGGTATCCGATCAGGAGATCGACATCGGCGGTTCCGGGGTCGCGGCGCCGGTGCTCAACGGCAAAGGCGAAACCGTGGCGGCACTGAATGTGGCGGCCATTTCCAGCCGGTTCAACGAAAACGGCGAGGCGCTTATCGCCGCAGTGAAAAATTACGCCGCCATCCTGAGCAGCCGGCTGGGATGGCATTAA
- the satP gene encoding acetate uptake transporter: MHTTKLANPGPLGLMGFGMTTVLLNLHNAGFFPLTSIIVSMGIFYGGIAQMIAGIMEYKHGNTFGTTAFTSYGAFWLSLVGILVLPRMGLADPADEVFLGVYLALWGVFTLFMFFATLAASRALQVVFGTLTLLFALLAIGDITANKPLLVIAGYVGLFCGASAIYLAMAQVINEQLGRKILPVG; this comes from the coding sequence ATGCACACCACCAAGTTAGCGAACCCCGGCCCACTGGGATTGATGGGTTTTGGTATGACCACCGTATTGCTTAATCTGCATAACGCAGGCTTTTTCCCTTTAACGTCCATTATCGTCAGTATGGGCATTTTTTACGGCGGCATCGCGCAAATGATTGCCGGCATTATGGAATACAAACACGGCAATACGTTCGGCACTACGGCCTTTACCTCTTACGGTGCGTTCTGGCTCAGCCTGGTGGGTATCCTGGTCCTGCCGCGCATGGGGCTTGCCGATCCCGCCGATGAAGTGTTCCTCGGCGTCTATCTGGCGCTATGGGGCGTGTTCACGCTGTTCATGTTTTTCGCCACCCTGGCCGCCAGCCGGGCATTACAGGTGGTGTTCGGCACCTTGACCCTGCTGTTCGCTTTATTGGCCATCGGTGATATCACCGCCAACAAACCGCTGCTGGTGATTGCAGGCTATGTCGGGCTGTTCTGCGGCGCCAGCGCCATTTACCTGGCCATGGCGCAGGTCATTAACGAGCAGCTCGGCCGCAAAATCCTGCCGGTGGGCTGA
- the fepB gene encoding Fe2+-enterobactin ABC transporter substrate-binding protein, with amino-acid sequence MPGLLSTHRVIIPLLALLLLILAPGWCPASEGWPRQIAGGQGDITLPRMPQRIVSTSVTLTGTLLAIGAPVIASGATTPNNAVADGQGFLRQWGEVAQRRGVKRLYIGEPDAEAIAAQAPDLIIIAATGGDSALRLHDQLSAIAPVLVVNYDNQSWQQVAVELGRATGREDDAEKIVKDFDSRRQALRQRLALPPQPVSALVYHRDGKAANLWTADSPQGRLLLQLGFVLAVPPDNLAQSHSMGRRGDILQLSGENLADGLNGESLLLFAADEADADALLANPFLLHLPSVRNRRVYALGRDTFRLDYYSASHVLTTLEHYFVQG; translated from the coding sequence ATGCCCGGTCTCCTGAGTACCCACCGCGTAATCATTCCCCTGCTGGCGCTATTGCTGCTTATCCTTGCCCCCGGCTGGTGCCCGGCGTCAGAGGGCTGGCCCCGACAGATCGCCGGCGGCCAAGGGGACATTACCCTACCCCGGATGCCGCAGCGGATTGTATCCACCAGCGTTACCCTTACCGGAACGTTATTGGCCATCGGCGCGCCGGTCATTGCCAGCGGCGCCACCACCCCTAATAACGCCGTCGCCGACGGGCAGGGGTTTTTACGCCAGTGGGGCGAGGTGGCGCAACGGCGCGGCGTGAAACGGCTTTATATCGGCGAACCCGATGCCGAGGCCATCGCAGCACAAGCCCCGGACCTGATTATCATCGCCGCCACCGGCGGCGATTCGGCCCTGCGGCTTCACGATCAATTATCGGCCATCGCCCCGGTCCTGGTGGTGAATTACGACAACCAGAGCTGGCAGCAGGTGGCCGTGGAGCTCGGCCGGGCCACCGGGCGTGAAGACGACGCCGAAAAAATTGTCAAAGATTTCGATAGCCGGCGGCAGGCCCTGCGGCAGCGACTGGCTTTGCCGCCGCAGCCGGTATCCGCGCTGGTGTACCACCGCGACGGCAAAGCCGCCAACCTGTGGACCGCCGATTCTCCCCAGGGCCGGCTGCTGCTGCAGTTGGGTTTCGTACTGGCCGTACCGCCGGACAATCTGGCGCAAAGCCATAGCATGGGCCGGCGCGGCGATATCCTGCAGCTTTCCGGCGAGAACCTGGCGGACGGTTTGAATGGCGAGAGCTTGTTGTTGTTTGCCGCCGACGAGGCCGACGCCGACGCCCTGCTGGCGAATCCTTTTCTCTTGCATCTGCCCTCGGTGCGCAACCGGCGCGTGTACGCTCTGGGCCGCGATACCTTTCGCCTCGACTATTACAGCGCCTCCCATGTTTTGACAACGCTCGAGCACTACTTCGTCCAGGGGTAG